The proteins below are encoded in one region of Neisseria bacilliformis:
- the hemA gene encoding glutamyl-tRNA reductase, whose translation MQLTVIGLNHQTAPLGIREKLAFAAEKLPDAVNSLLDSGAAGEAVILSTCNRTELYCVGEPAAVTEWLAAYQSLPAAEIRPYLYTYGCTDTVRHAFRVACGLDSMVLGEPQILGQIKDAVNAAQEQNTVGTWLNALFQKTFSVAKEIRSGTAVGEHSVSMAAAAVKMAAQIFPSVGKLNVLFVGAGEMIELVATYFAAENPRLMTVANRTLARAEELCGKLGINAESCLLSDIPEILHQYDVVISSTASPLPVIGKGMAERALKQRGQMPVFMLDLAVPRDIEAEIAELDDVYLYTVDDMAGVVQSGREARQKAAAEAEVMVEQKVAEFLEWQKSRENVPLIRALRDEGERARRHVLENAMKQLAKGASPEEVLERLSVQLTNKLLHSPTHTLSKAGGSDSGLVEAVAQIYHLSHPLQKP comes from the coding sequence ATGCAGCTCACCGTTATCGGACTGAACCACCAAACCGCGCCGCTCGGCATCCGCGAAAAGCTCGCTTTTGCCGCCGAAAAGCTGCCCGATGCGGTCAACAGCCTGCTCGACAGCGGCGCGGCGGGCGAAGCCGTCATCCTCTCCACCTGCAACCGCACCGAGCTTTACTGCGTGGGCGAGCCCGCCGCCGTTACCGAATGGCTCGCCGCCTACCAGTCCCTGCCCGCCGCCGAAATCCGCCCCTATCTTTACACCTACGGCTGTACCGACACCGTGCGCCACGCCTTCCGCGTTGCCTGCGGGCTGGACAGCATGGTGCTGGGCGAGCCGCAGATTCTCGGCCAGATCAAAGACGCGGTAAACGCCGCCCAAGAGCAAAACACCGTCGGCACATGGCTCAACGCGCTGTTTCAAAAAACTTTTTCCGTCGCCAAAGAAATCCGCAGCGGCACGGCCGTGGGCGAGCATTCCGTTTCCATGGCCGCCGCCGCCGTGAAAATGGCCGCGCAAATCTTCCCGTCCGTCGGCAAACTCAACGTCCTTTTCGTGGGCGCGGGCGAGATGATCGAACTGGTCGCCACCTATTTCGCCGCTGAGAATCCGCGCCTGATGACCGTGGCCAACCGCACCCTGGCGCGCGCCGAAGAACTGTGCGGCAAACTCGGCATCAACGCCGAGTCCTGCCTGTTGTCCGACATCCCCGAAATCCTCCATCAATACGACGTGGTCATTTCCTCCACCGCCAGCCCGCTGCCTGTTATCGGCAAAGGCATGGCCGAACGCGCCCTCAAACAGCGCGGGCAGATGCCCGTGTTCATGCTCGATTTGGCCGTGCCGCGCGACATCGAAGCCGAAATCGCCGAGTTGGACGACGTGTACCTCTACACCGTGGACGACATGGCCGGCGTGGTGCAGAGCGGGCGCGAAGCGCGGCAGAAGGCCGCCGCCGAAGCCGAAGTGATGGTGGAACAAAAGGTTGCCGAGTTTCTAGAATGGCAGAAAAGCCGTGAGAACGTCCCCCTCATCCGCGCCCTGCGCGACGAAGGCGAACGCGCCCGCCGCCATGTGCTCGAAAACGCGATGAAGCAGCTGGCCAAAGGCGCGTCGCCCGAAGAAGTGCTCGAACGCCTCTCCGTGCAGCTGACCAACAAGCTGCTGCACTCGCCCACCCACACCCTCTCCAAAGCCGGCGGCAGCGACAGCGGCCTGGTCGAAGCCGTGGCGCAGATTTACCACCTCAGCCATCCGCTGCAAAAGCCTTAG